A part of Podarcis raffonei isolate rPodRaf1 chromosome 12, rPodRaf1.pri, whole genome shotgun sequence genomic DNA contains:
- the CREM gene encoding cAMP-responsive element modulator isoform X6, with the protein MAVTRDETAATGDMPTYQIRTPTTALPQGVVMAASPGTLHSPQQLAEEATRKRELRLMKNREAARECRRKKKEYVKCLENRVAVLENQNKTLIEELKALKDLYCHKAE; encoded by the exons ATGGCTGTAACCAGAGACGAAACCG CTGCTACAGGTGACATGCCAACTTACCAGATCCGAACTCCAACCACAGCCTTACCTCAAGGGGTAGTCATGGCAGCATCCCCAGGAACATTGCATAGCCCACAGCAGCTCGCAGAAGAAGCAACGCGTAAAAGAGAGCTAAGGCTCATGAAAAATAG GGAAGCTGCTCGTGAGTGTCGCAGGAAGAAGAAGGAGTATGTCAAATGTCTTGAAAATCGTGTGGCTGTGCTTGAGAACCAAAACAAGACTCTCATTGAGGAACTCAAGGCCCTCAAAGATCTTTATTGCCATAAAGCAGAGTAA
- the CREM gene encoding cAMP-responsive element modulator isoform X9 — MPTYQIRTPTTALPQGVVMAASPGTLHSPQQLAEEATRKRELRLMKNREAARECRRKKKEYVKCLENRVAVLENQNKTLIEELKALKDLYCHKAE; from the exons ATGCCAACTTACCAGATCCGAACTCCAACCACAGCCTTACCTCAAGGGGTAGTCATGGCAGCATCCCCAGGAACATTGCATAGCCCACAGCAGCTCGCAGAAGAAGCAACGCGTAAAAGAGAGCTAAGGCTCATGAAAAATAG GGAAGCTGCTCGTGAGTGTCGCAGGAAGAAGAAGGAGTATGTCAAATGTCTTGAAAATCGTGTGGCTGTGCTTGAGAACCAAAACAAGACTCTCATTGAGGAACTCAAGGCCCTCAAAGATCTTTATTGCCATAAAGCAGAGTAA
- the CREM gene encoding cAMP-responsive element modulator isoform X5 — MAVTRDETGRQFSATGDMPTYQIRTPTTALPQGVVMAASPGTLHSPQQLAEEATRKRELRLMKNREAARECRRKKKEYVKCLENRVAVLENQNKTLIEELKALKDLYCHKAE, encoded by the exons ATGGCTGTAACCAGAGACGAAACCGGTAGGCAATTCT CTGCTACAGGTGACATGCCAACTTACCAGATCCGAACTCCAACCACAGCCTTACCTCAAGGGGTAGTCATGGCAGCATCCCCAGGAACATTGCATAGCCCACAGCAGCTCGCAGAAGAAGCAACGCGTAAAAGAGAGCTAAGGCTCATGAAAAATAG GGAAGCTGCTCGTGAGTGTCGCAGGAAGAAGAAGGAGTATGTCAAATGTCTTGAAAATCGTGTGGCTGTGCTTGAGAACCAAAACAAGACTCTCATTGAGGAACTCAAGGCCCTCAAAGATCTTTATTGCCATAAAGCAGAGTAA
- the CREM gene encoding cAMP-responsive element modulator isoform X4: protein MKDCFFSFRQPTCSCVDCAHFSHVIGLPSLTAATGDMPTYQIRTPTTALPQGVVMAASPGTLHSPQQLAEEATRKRELRLMKNREAARECRRKKKEYVKCLENRVAVLENQNKTLIEELKALKDLYCHKAE from the exons ATGAAAGATTGCTTCTTCAGCTTCCGGCAGCCAACGTGTAGTTGTGTGGACTGTGCTCACTTCAGCCATGTAATCGGTCTTCCATCTCTGACAG CTGCTACAGGTGACATGCCAACTTACCAGATCCGAACTCCAACCACAGCCTTACCTCAAGGGGTAGTCATGGCAGCATCCCCAGGAACATTGCATAGCCCACAGCAGCTCGCAGAAGAAGCAACGCGTAAAAGAGAGCTAAGGCTCATGAAAAATAG GGAAGCTGCTCGTGAGTGTCGCAGGAAGAAGAAGGAGTATGTCAAATGTCTTGAAAATCGTGTGGCTGTGCTTGAGAACCAAAACAAGACTCTCATTGAGGAACTCAAGGCCCTCAAAGATCTTTATTGCCATAAAGCAGAGTAA
- the CREM gene encoding cAMP-responsive element modulator isoform X7 yields the protein MAVTRDETAATGDMPTYQIRTPTTALPQGVVMAASPGTLHSPQQLAEEATRKRELRLMKNREAAKECRRRKKEYVKCLESRVAMLEVQNKKLIEELETLKDICSSKTD from the exons ATGGCTGTAACCAGAGACGAAACCG CTGCTACAGGTGACATGCCAACTTACCAGATCCGAACTCCAACCACAGCCTTACCTCAAGGGGTAGTCATGGCAGCATCCCCAGGAACATTGCATAGCCCACAGCAGCTCGCAGAAGAAGCAACGCGTAAAAGAGAGCTAAGGCTCATGAAAAATAG GGAGGCTGCAAAAGAATGTCGACGGCGGAAGAAAGAATATGTGAAATGTCTGGAGAGTCGTGTTGCGATGTTAGAAGTTCAAAACAAGAAACTTATAGAAGAGCTAGAAACCTTAAAAGACATTTGCTCTTCCAAGACAGACTAG
- the CREM gene encoding cAMP-responsive element modulator isoform X8: MLSLELTATGDMPTYQIRTPTTALPQGVVMAASPGTLHSPQQLAEEATRKRELRLMKNREAARECRRKKKEYVKCLENRVAVLENQNKTLIEELKALKDLYCHKAE; the protein is encoded by the exons ATGCTGTCTCTGGAGCTAA CTGCTACAGGTGACATGCCAACTTACCAGATCCGAACTCCAACCACAGCCTTACCTCAAGGGGTAGTCATGGCAGCATCCCCAGGAACATTGCATAGCCCACAGCAGCTCGCAGAAGAAGCAACGCGTAAAAGAGAGCTAAGGCTCATGAAAAATAG GGAAGCTGCTCGTGAGTGTCGCAGGAAGAAGAAGGAGTATGTCAAATGTCTTGAAAATCGTGTGGCTGTGCTTGAGAACCAAAACAAGACTCTCATTGAGGAACTCAAGGCCCTCAAAGATCTTTATTGCCATAAAGCAGAGTAA